A genomic segment from Candidatus Poribacteria bacterium encodes:
- a CDS encoding aldehyde dehydrogenase yields MAQIDEKQIEEIVSQVLRTLQQDRPAAAQPVAVTGASSSRAGVFATVAEAIAAAKTAQEALVKLGFAKRREIIEAIKEVSLANAKRLADLAVQDTNMGNAEHKVMKNEGAVTLSPGVEDLLSEAMSGDTGTLLIEYVPFGVINSITPTTNPTSTVINHAIIMLSAGNAVVFSPHPNARECTEETMHVINEAIVKAGGPANLLTSVANASLRTAKEIMEHPDIAMLVATGGASVVRTALSSGKKTIAAGPGNPPAIIDETADLQDAAKHVIAGTSFDNNLLCIGEKALFVVESVANETIRALTQSGGHLLDASQREALESVVTEKDESNKEYIGKDALTILNAAGITAPAQTTAIVVEVPADHGFVINEYLMPILPVVRCRDFDEALAGALRAEGGRGHTAVLHTNNTKRITQFTKAMDCSVVVINAPSYASCGLEGEGFLAMTIAGPTGEGFTRPRTFTRQRRLTLAGNLSAHTQ; encoded by the coding sequence ATGGCACAAATTGACGAAAAACAGATTGAAGAGATTGTTTCCCAAGTCTTGAGAACACTGCAACAAGACCGACCAGCAGCAGCGCAGCCTGTAGCAGTTACGGGTGCGAGTTCTTCTCGGGCAGGGGTTTTTGCGACAGTAGCGGAGGCGATCGCCGCGGCCAAAACGGCACAAGAAGCACTTGTTAAGCTCGGATTCGCCAAAAGACGTGAGATTATTGAAGCGATCAAAGAGGTATCGCTTGCCAATGCGAAACGCCTCGCTGACTTAGCAGTTCAAGATACGAACATGGGAAACGCCGAACATAAGGTGATGAAGAATGAGGGTGCCGTTACCCTCTCGCCGGGAGTTGAGGATCTGCTGTCAGAAGCGATGTCAGGTGACACGGGAACGCTCTTGATTGAGTACGTCCCATTCGGGGTTATTAATTCGATTACGCCCACGACCAATCCTACATCAACAGTAATCAACCACGCGATTATAATGCTGTCAGCCGGAAACGCTGTCGTCTTCAGTCCACATCCAAACGCTCGTGAGTGCACCGAAGAGACGATGCACGTCATCAACGAAGCGATTGTCAAGGCAGGCGGTCCCGCCAACCTGCTCACCTCTGTTGCAAATGCCAGTCTAAGAACAGCAAAGGAGATCATGGAGCACCCTGACATCGCTATGCTCGTTGCGACGGGTGGAGCATCCGTCGTCAGGACAGCACTATCGAGCGGCAAAAAGACAATCGCAGCCGGTCCCGGCAACCCACCGGCAATTATCGACGAGACTGCTGACCTGCAGGATGCCGCAAAACACGTCATCGCAGGCACCAGTTTTGACAATAACCTGCTCTGTATCGGCGAAAAAGCACTCTTCGTAGTTGAATCTGTTGCGAATGAAACGATTCGAGCACTCACACAGAGCGGCGGACATCTACTCGACGCGAGCCAACGCGAGGCACTGGAGTCTGTTGTCACCGAAAAAGACGAATCAAACAAAGAATACATCGGTAAAGATGCCCTGACGATTCTAAACGCTGCTGGTATCACGGCACCCGCACAAACGACAGCAATTGTTGTAGAAGTTCCGGCTGACCACGGGTTTGTTATCAACGAATACCTGATGCCGATTCTGCCCGTTGTTCGGTGCCGAGATTTCGATGAGGCATTAGCAGGTGCCCTTAGAGCAGAGGGCGGACGTGGACATACAGCAGTGCTCCACACGAATAACACGAAACGGATTACGCAGTTCACGAAGGCAATGGACTGCAGCGTTGTGGTTATTAATGCTCCATCTTACGCGTCTTGTGGGTTGGAAGGCGAAGGATTCTTAGCGATGACGATAGCGGGACCGACAGGCGAAGGTTTCACGCGTCCACGCACATTTACACGCCAGAGACGATTAACACTTGCAGGCAATTTATCTGCACACACGCAGTGA